From a region of the Primulina eburnea isolate SZY01 chromosome 7, ASM2296580v1, whole genome shotgun sequence genome:
- the LOC140837293 gene encoding probable 1-acyl-sn-glycerol-3-phosphate acyltransferase 4: protein MTMEISKSLNSDKGLKHFPLTPFRIFRGLLCLAVYISTAFMFLVYFVPPAAVVTRLFSVHYSRKLVTFLFGLWLGLWPFLFEKINKVKVIFSGEKAPLEKNVLIIANHRTEVDWMYLWNLALRKGCLGYIRYVLKSSLMKLPILGWGFHVFEFIPVERKWEVDEQVMRQMLSTFTNGQDPLWLAVFPEGTDFTDEKCRKSQKFAIENGLPVLKNLLLPKTRGLHTSLEILRGSLDAVYDITIAYKNNCPTFLDNVFGVDPSEVHMHLRRIPLEEIPSSESEIAAWLMDAFQLKDQLLSDFIVNGQFPNEGTEDELSTLGCMANCASVLGVTGIFIYLTFYSFLLFKIYVGLSCVYLAFATYFNVRPSPIFCFEERSNKKSL from the exons ATGACGATGGAAATTAGCAAGTCCCTCAATTCCGACAAAGGATTAAAGCATTTCCCTTTGACCCCTTTTAGGATTTTTAGGGGTCTTCTGTGTTTAGCAGTTTACATTTCAACTGCGTTTATGTTCTTAGTTTATTTTGTGCCCCCGGCCGCTGTAGTCACACGCCTATTTAGTGTACATTACAGTAGGAAATTAGTAACCTTCCTCTTTGGTCTTTGGCTTGGTCTGTGGCCATTCTTATTTGAAAAGATAAACAAGGTTAAAGTTATATTTTCGGGTGAGAAAGCTCCGTTAGAGAAGAATGTTTTGATTATAGCCAATCACAGAACTGAGGTAGACTGGATGTATCTGTGGAATCTAGCTCTGCGAAAAGGGTGCTTGGGTTACATCAGATATGTTCTCAAGAGCAGTTTGATGAAACTGCCAATCCTTGGCTGGGGATTTCACGTTTTCGAGTTCATTCCAGTGGAGAGAAAGTGGGAGGTTGATGAACAGGTGATGCGCCAAATGCTTTCTACATTTACCAATGGTCAGGATCCACTCTGGCTTGCAGTCTTTCCCGAAGGAACCGATTTTAC CGACGAGAAATGCAGAAAAAGTCAAAAGTTTGCTATTGAGAATGGATTACCAGTTCTGAAGAATTTGTTACTACCAAAGACAAGAGGTCTGCATACTTCCTTGGAGATCTTGAGGGGTTCTCTAGATGCAG TTTATGACATTACTATCGCGTACAAGAACAATTGTCCTACTTTCTTGGATAATGTGTTTGGCGTGGACCCTTCCGAGGTACACATGCACCTCCGACGGATCCCTCTGGAGGAAATCCCCTCTTCGGAATCAGAGATTGCTGCCTGGTTGATGGATGCGTTTCAACTCAAAGATCAACTGCTCTCTGATTTCATAGTTAATGGTCAATTTCCTAATGAAGGAACCGAAGATGAACTTTCGACACTCGGATGCATGGCCAACTGTGCATCAGTACTCGGTGTTACCGGTATCTTCATTTATCTCACCTTTTATTCGTTCCTTCTGTTTAAAATCTATGTAGGATTATCTTGTGTTTACTTAGCTTTTGCTACTTATTTCAATGTTAGGCCATCTCCtattttttgttttgaagaaaggTCAAATAAGAAATCATTGTAA